A genomic region of Cryptococcus gattii WM276 chromosome F, complete sequence contains the following coding sequences:
- a CDS encoding Sorting nexin, putative, required to maintain late-Golgi resident enzymes in their proper location (Similar to TIGR gene model, INSD accession AAW44300.1) has product MARMAGRPQTFDEMYSVPESFLEIEIRNPMTHGIGRKMYTDYEIVCMTNIPAFKLRHSAVRRRYSDFEAFRDILERESTRVNIPPLPGKVFTNRFSDEVIEQRREGLQRFLEIVAGHPLLQTGSKVLCAFLQDPAWDKSQWI; this is encoded by the exons ATGGCACGTATGGCTGGAAGACCACAAACT TTTGATGAAATGTACTCTGTACCTGAATCATTTCTTGAGATTGAAATCCGGAATCCAATGACACACGGGATCGGGCGAAAGATGTACACCGACTATGAGATTGTCTGCATG ACCAACATTCCTGCATTCAAGCTACGTCATTCGGCTGTTCGACGTCGATACTCTGACTTTGAGGCGTTTCGCGATATCCTTGAAAGGGAAAGTACGAGGGTCAACATCCCTCCCCTGCCCGGCAAG GTATTCACCAACCGTTTTTCGGATGAGGTGATTGAGCAACGGCGTGAAGGGTTACAGAGGTTTTTGGAGATTGTGGCTGGACACCCATTGTTACAGACGGGCAGTAAAGTGCTTTGCGCGTTTCTCCAAG ACCCCGCATGGGACAAGTCGCAGTGGATTTAA
- a CDS encoding Cytoplasm protein, putative (Similar to TIGR gene model, INSD accession AAW44267.1) has product MASAKHKSSPSYASAATSSATSTSTATGPMVSYHVHHPLNSRPSVTLSREASPSPRASMSALHRPAFVHSTTSYAIGAVAGTAAGSPYASGHGSRGESRGGSSKPFDEDGGCDKEVSAYYPPESPHPNRPYPYPHYQYTPFAQPDRPAANTCAMDRLKTSVRTMCGANGDRESKLACLQCSSTEEGGQLGKIMMWAWVVTTVGFFLAIAFWRGELFRALDKLSHYLAGQGIYGHLTFYALIFITTIPPLPLYSTLIILSGYTFGVWQGFLVSYLASLSGAIAVFVASRKMLRDTIVKSDYSLASSSVSMSLLHILPTHPHLLLLIRIAPYPYNLLNVILASSPTLTLQTYAGCTAVSLCKLVLHTWIGSGIHDLSQSYGHDQGKAQEGFKEGDEIDAQDPDSATVQPAQEGDTQAAKTWTTWAGIVLCIALFFYLTHFAKQAIKKAQAEQAEMEEREREEREGLTSVSVRRQSEAQEMV; this is encoded by the exons ATGGCCTCGGCAAAGCACAAATCCTCCCCCTCCTACGCCTCAGCGGCCACCTCCTCAGCAACGtccacctccaccgcaACCGGTCCGATGGTGTCTTACCATGTCCACCATCCTCTCAACTCCCGCCCCTCCGTCACCCTCTCCAGAGAAGCCTCACCATCCCCGCGCGCCTCCATGTCCGCTCTCCATAGACCAGCGTTCGTGCACTCCACAACCTCGTATGCCATAGGGGCTGTTGCGGGCACAGCAGCCGGCTCGCCGTACGCCAGCGGCCATGGGAGCAGGGGCGAAAGTCGGGGAGGGAGCTCCAAGCCCTTTGACGAGGACGGAGGGTGCGACAAAGAGGTATCCGCATATTATCCGCCCGAATCTCCTCATCCCAACAGGCCATATCCTTACCCCCACTACCAATACACCCCTTTTGCGCAGCCAGATAGACCAGCTGCAAACACGTGCGCCATGGACCGTCTGAAAACGTCCGTCAGAACGATGTGTGGAGCGAACGGTGACAGGGAGAGCAAACTGGCCTGTTTACAATGTAGCAGTACTGAAGAAGGCGGGCAGCTGGGCAAGATAATGATGTGGGCATGGGTCGTCACCACAGTCGGGTTCTTTCTGGCCATTGCTTTCTGGAGAGGAGAGTTGTTTCGGG CACTCGATAAATTGTCGCATTATCTGGCAGGGCAGGGGATATACGGACACTTGACATTCTAcgctctcatcttcatcacGACCATACCGCCTCTGCCGCTGTATTCGACACTGATCATCTTGTCAGGCTACACGTTTGGTGTCTGGCAGGGGTTCTTGGTGTCCTACCTTGCGAGCTTGTCAGGAGCAATCGCAGTGTTCGTGGCGTCGAGAAAGATGCTTAGAGATACCATCGTCAAGAG CGACTATAGTCTTGCATCCTCATCCGTCTCCATGTCTCTCCTACACATCCTTCCTACCCATCCCCACCTCTTGCTGCTTATCCGTATAGCACCTTACCCATACAACCTTCTCAACGTCATTCTCGCATCGTCTCCCACCCTCACGCTGCAGACCTATGCGGGCTGTACGGCCGTGTCTCTGTGCAAGCTGGTTCTTCACACGTGGATCGGAAGTGGGATACATGACTTGTCTCAGAGCTATGGCCACGATCAGGGCAAGGCCCAGGAGGGATTcaaggagggagatgagatAGATGCGCAGGATCCCGACAGCGCTACCGTACAGCCGGCGCAAGAGGGCGATACACAGGCGGCCAAGACATGGACTACCTGGGCCGGCATTGTCCTCTGCATCgctctcttcttctaccTCACGCACTTTgcaaagcaggcaatcAAAAAGGCGCAAGCCGAGCAGGCGGAAATGGAAGAGCGGGAGCGAGAGGAACGCGAAGGGTTGACGAGTGTATCTGTCCGGCGACAGAGCGAGGCGCAGGAGATGGTGTGA
- a CDS encoding Hypothetical protein (Similar to TIGR gene model, INSD accession AAW44052.1; CNF02640) produces MCSSCRQVHPKAVSLNQKKEHSANLLPSAAPPSKSKSKSTAPIPYTTSSSGQFSPFIALDCRGLEFTEFHFAGKWKAEGEESGAAFEFDWDELRKEQGGEERWDDYDEDAGVAVAVSELNSKIERA; encoded by the exons ATGTGCAGCTCGTGTCGACAAGTCCACCCCAAGGCTGTCAGCTTGAACCAAAAG AAAGAGCACTCTGCAAACTTGCTCCCATCCGCTGCACCCCCTTCCAAATCCAAATCCAAATCCACCGCCCCCATACCCTACACCACTTCGTCCTCTGGACAATTCTCCCCATTCATCGCGCTCGACTGCCGCGGTCTTGAATTCACCGAATTCCATTTCGCAGGTAAATGGAAAGCcgagggagaagagagcGGTGCAGCGTTTGAGTTCGATTGGGATGAGCTTCGAAAGGAACAGGGAGGGGAGGAAAGGTGGGATGATTATGATGAGGATGCCGGTGTGGCGGTGGCGGTGAGTGAGTTGAACAGCAAGATTGAGAGAGCGTAG
- a CDS encoding 6,7-dimethyl-8-ribityllumazine synthase, putative (Similar to TIGR gene model, INSD accession AAW44050.1), giving the protein MLDTTVKGLPPPPKAYDGSGLRIAVVHARWNDKIINALLAGTLAKLRQQGVRDENIVVKTVAGSYELPLACKKLIEAGKTQSANAAPSMLASTTNLLSLIDNTSSTQQTASQSQSQTPAQSQTPSQPTASTAPFDAVIAIGCLIKGSTMHFEYICEAVSQGLMNVQLQTGTPVVFGVLTVLNDEQALVRAGVGSGEDKGHNHGEDWGLAAVELASQYKEWEKGIL; this is encoded by the exons ATGCTCGACACCACCGTCAAGGGTCTCCCACCTCCTCCCAAGGCATACGACGGCTCAGGTCTCAGGATCGCCGTCGTGCATGCCAGGTGGAACGACAAGATCATCAACGCACTCCTCGCCGGCACACTCGCAAAGCTCAGGCAGCAGGGTGTCAGGGACGAGAACATTGTCGTCAAGACCGTCGCAGGCAGCTACGAGCTTCCTCTTGCCTGCAAGAA ACTCATCGAGGCCGGCAAGACCCAGTCCGCCAACGCCGCGCCCTCCATGCTCGCATCCACCACCaacctcctctccctcaTCGACAACACCTCGTCCACCCAGCAGACCGCATCCCAGTCCCAGTCCCAGACCCCGGCCCAGTCCCAGACCCCGTCTCAGCCCACCGCGTCCACCGCCCCGTTCGACGCCGTCATCGCGATCGGATGCCTTATCAAGGGGTCCACCATGCACTTTGAGTACATCTGCGAGGCCGTGTCCCAGGGCTTGATGAACGTCCAGCTCCAGACTGGTACACCCGTCGTCTTTGGCGTCTTGACCGTCTTGAACGACGAGCAGGCCTTGGTCAGGGCCGGCGTCGGTAGCGGAGAAGACAAGGGCCATA ACCACGGCGAGGACTGGGGTCTTGCTGCTGTCGAGCTTGCTTCCCAGTACAAGGAGTGGGAAAAGGGAATCCTCTGA
- a CDS encoding Hypothetical protein (Similar to TIGR gene model, INSD accession AAW44269.1; CNF02680), with protein MSIIHPVPSPTSSSRQLPLQPYPSFPTQQHYSTLPSSPTHPPASQLSPATSTSRLPHGQGQSKSAPVSPGGRLTLYGIAPLSSISPIHLTQQPENVRQWISSSTHSPPLDSAGFREADSFHTAAGSVGSGSLSKQAKPRPRRLSHLRHSSIPSSSATGSGSAGENGSGGYLSEEGFDSDATVRPGGSKYKHSLSQPDLTAFYEGRAKCLEPKEGMGRKDVKGWVGEVGRGQVVAQVAPPAPQQMGHQQRQQERRRPSLGRAKSSGETPGRRTGVSDESWLPAAPSRSPHSRSQSSLYGMRKSPSPRTQSLSVPTMSPINPPAVPLTEPSPKVLRHTLAMVSSIGGNMSSEGDDSSESGESLTFAPKRTKSLPVGSELRQRFQDPRLSARRGSSSSRSGDGWLGLSLGSPSSVPNTTSTSAGSVSGLETTPKTVPQPLPSELERMIRRSSLLYLRLLAIVPAVWGICVLAQALVTGGLWVDVWPNGVDLSKEALERLVAGGVMMEGEWIRVNRGDMVLCIAWAICTGYFCFCLTTGLTHRWLSYYSLPSTITRLASLQCLCWPATYLTLWVLGARNARPLLAWVVIGVTTGWSRTVQMWVTSNVVPADLVSPVVSTNLVVTSTLTNPNVMAARRGSKQTTMLPGPPPEHLRQWEKFVWGRKWDWDAVASEVGWKVGGLLLVTTAWLFWGIECGNMVRV; from the exons ATGTCTATAATACACCCTGTCCCCTCTCCCACATCCTCCTCCCGCCAATTGCCTCTCCAGCCATACCCCTCTTTCCCCACCCAGCAACACTACAGCACCCTTCCGTCATCGCCTACGCATCCGCCAGCCTCGCAGCTCTCGCCCGCAACCTCGACTTCTCGCCTTCCTCATGGCCAAGGTCAATCCAAATCAGCTCCTGTAAGCCCGGGCGGGAGACTTACTCTGTATGGGATCGCTCCACTGTCAAGCATATCGCCCATCCACCTCACGCAGCAGCCAGAGAATGTGCGCCAGTGGATCTCGTCGAGTACCCATTCTCCACCTCTCGACTCCGCAGGTTTCCGTGAAGCAGACAGCTTTCATACTGCCGCTGGGTCCGTTGGCAGCGGCTCATTATCCAAACAAGCGAAACCCCGTCCACGTCGCCTTAGCCATCTCCGACACTCGTCCatcccatcttcctctgccACTGGCAGTGGGAGTGCAGGTGAGAACGGCAGCGGAGGGTATCTCTCGGAAGAAGGTTTCGACTCGGACGCAACTGTCAGGCCCGGAGGGTCCAAGTACAAGCACTCACTGAGCCAACCCGATCTGACGGCCTTTTACGAGGGAAGAGCCAAGTGCTTGGAGCCGAAAGAAGGGATGGGCAGGAAGGATGTTAAAGGGTGGGTGGGCGAAGTAGGACGAGGCCAGGTGGTCGCCCAGGTCGCCCCACCTGCACCTCAGCAAATGGGCCATCAGCAGAGACAGCAGGAGAGAAGACGTCCCAGCTTAGGACGGGCAAAGAGTTCAGGCGAGACCCCTGGCAGACGAACAGGCGTCTCTGACGAATCTTGGCTACCAGCCGCTCCTTCTCGCTCACCCCATTCAAGATCCCAGTCGTCCCTCTATGGTATGCGAAAATCCCCCTCACCGCGCACACAGTCTCTGTCTGTCCCAACAATGTCGCCCATCAATCCTCCCGCCGTTCCACTAACAGAACCGTCGCCAAAGGTGCTTCGTCATACGCTCGCTATGGTCTCCTCCATTGGAGGAAACATGTCGAGTGAAGGAGATGATTCCTCCGAATCGGGCGAAAGCCTAACATTTGCTCCTAAACGTACAAAATCCCTTCCAGTAGGCTCTGAACTTCGCCAACGCTTTCAGGATCCCCGTCTTTCAGCTCGCAGAGGATCGTCTTCTTCCCGCAGCGGCGACGGCTGGTTAGGCCTCTCATTAGGCTCACCCTCTTCAGTCCCCAACACTACATCAACGTCAGCGGGATCCGTATCCGGTTTAGAAACAACCCCAAAGACTGTTCCGCAACCTCTTCCCAGTGAACTGGAACGTATGATCCGCCGCTCCAGCTTGCTATACCTGCGACTTTTGGCAATCGTGCCTGCTGTTTGGGGCATATGCGTGCTGGCGCAGGCGCTAGTTACAGGAGGTCTTTGGGTAGATGTTTGGCCCAATGGCGTGGATTTGAGTAAAGAGGCTTTGGAACGATTGGTGGCCGGAGGCGTTATGATGGAAGGGGAATGGATTAGAGTTAACAGGGGTGATATGGTGCTCTGCATCGCATGG GCGATATGTACTGGATATTTTTGTTTCTGCTTGACTACCGGTCTCACACATCGATGGTTATCGTATTATTCTCTTCCATCAACCATCACCCGTCTTGCATCACTCCAATGTCTTTGTTGGCCCGCCACATACCTGACTCTGTGGGTTCTTGGTGCTAGGAATGCCCGTCCTCTGCTAGCGTGGGTCGTCATTGGTGTGACTACCGGCTGGTCCCGGACAGTCCAGATGTGGGTGACGAGCAATGTCGTACCTGCCGACCTTGTCTCGCCCGTTGTGTCCACCAATCTCGTAGTCACTTCAACCCTAACCAATCCCAATGTCATGGCTGCACGCCGGGGCTCAAAGCAGACAACAATGTTACCCGGTCCACCACCTGAGCATCTGCGCCAATGGGAAAAATTTGTATGGGGAAGAAAATGGGACTGGGACGCGGTCGCGAGTGAGGTGGGGTGGAAAGTTGGCGGGTTGTTACTGGTTACGACGGCGTGGCTTTTCTGGGGGATTGAGTGTGGGAACATGGTCAGAGTATAA
- a CDS encoding Hypothetical Protein (Similar to TIGR gene model, INSD accession AAW44298.1), translating into MRPITVPNPCIIPRTPGQAILRRFYHGEGSNPPDTADLLREVMRNVAQPVAVAVASVPPTSPLAPLARYHGATLTSFTSLTLHPRPLVAFSLRLPSRMADCLRPWRTGGSREESKARQAVAAQAVQAGNTLRLPPKSELPWPLSTLPMPEDPPPWAQSLVSKIPNPLAPSAGPIMPSTAPKVPPERSPATLIPPTPLTISLLSISNEAIADALSQPRTDHSSIFALPNTWEETPSASTDEAPHPPALLGCVGSLQCQVVGSVMLKDLCLPGEVQEGEGSEMFICRVVAVKMGDMSEPLLHWRRKYAGVKEFD; encoded by the exons ATGCGCCCAATAACTGTACCCAACCCCTGTATAATACCACGGACACCTGGACAAGCCATCCTTAGGCGTTTTTACCACGGGGAAGGTTCGAATCCTCCAGACACTGCCGATCTCTTGCGCGAAGTTATGCGTAATGTCGCTCAG CCAGTTGCTGTAGCTGTAGCATCAGTTCCACCAACCTCTCCTCTTGCCCCTTTGGCCAGGTACCATGGGGCAACCCTTACTTCTTTTACCTCGTTAACATTACATCCTCGGCCTCTCGTCGCCTTTTCTTTGAGGTTGCCATCTCGAATGGCCGACTGTTTACGGCCGTGGAGAACAGGTGGATCAAGAGAGGAATCAAAGGCGCGTCAAGCTGTCGCGGCTCAAGCAGTCCAAGCGGGTAATACATTGAGACTACCACCCAAAAGCGAGCTGCCGTGGCCTTTATCGACGTTGCCAATGCCTGAAGACCCCCCTCCATGGGCTCAATCCCTGGTTTCAAAGATTCCCAATCCTCTCGCACCGTCTGCCGGCCCAATCATGCCCTCAACCGCTCCCAAAGTACCACCAGAAAGAAGCCCAGCAACTCTTATACCACCTACCCCGTTGACGATTTCCCTCCTTTCTATTTCCAACGAAGCTATCGCCGATGCCCTCTCGCAACCGCGTACAGACCACTCTTCCATTTTTGCTCTCCCTAACACCTGGGAAGAAACTCCTTCTGCGTCAACTGATGAAGCTCCACATCCCCCTGCACTTTTGGGGTGCGTGGGCAGCTTACAATGTCAAGTCGTTGGAAGCGTCATGCTGAAAGATCTTTGCTTGCCTGGTGAGGtgcaagaaggtgaaggTAGTGAAATGTTCATATGTAGGGTCGTGGCTGTCAAGATGGGAGACATGAGCGAGCCATTATTACattggagaagaaaatATGCAGGTGTAAAGGAGTTTGACTGA
- a CDS encoding Ubiquitin carboxyl-terminal hydrolase 14, putative (Similar to TIGR gene model, INSD accession AAW44055.1) — MPLLLQRCLSFTGHPLGIVIKRSRKEIRKRDSSEPPMKKLAISAPKDEEIWDYNTSFVCLACSSAGQEITAQESKLDEMKSGIMTALSSAQQSEIKAWEEEIVPCEHTLTLQQEPVVVPGNVPSQCSSCDLTSNLWLCLTCGLANCGRQQFGGIGGNGHALKHFHETGHMLGVKLGTITPEGTADIYCYACDDAKVDPELATHLSTFGIEVMGQTKTEKSMTELQLEHNLKFDFSMVGDDGKELEPVFGKGLTGLRNLGNSCYMASVLQTLFALPAFRRRYTTPEAYNHFQTCPNPLPASCMECQMLKLGDGLLSGRYSHVARLPPPTTHLEEQEAPKFQEGIKPTQFKALIGKGHEEFSTMRQQDSEEFLQHLLTRLRDEAKRQGRNGATEPTEILKFAMEQRLQCGKCKRVGLQVEGVDLASLPVEAVEAGVSEDGKKLYEGVELESCLEQLCAEEPVAEYQCANCKEKTTAYKSTKFKTFPELLVLHMKKFQLVNWLPTKLDIPVSVPDILILDHLIAQGLQPGEEELEVSSSSPSLPEFNATAMAQLEAMGFPTVRCQKALLATGNSDAETAMGWLFEHMEDPDIDAPIELRGSKAASNEPSQEQIGMIADMGFSHNQARKALRESDGNPERAIEWLFSNPDDPGEDAAPAPAGSAEPLVGGSSSLPAKYRLKAFVSHKGPSVHSGHYVATIRQPQAGIEGEREAEEEWVLYNDEKVVRAASGGGEEMRGLAYLYVYERV; from the exons ATGCCTCTCCTGCTTCAACGGTGCTTGTCTTTC ACCGGCCATCCCTTGGGTATCGTTATCAAGCGGTCCAGGAAGGAGATTCGCAAAAGA GACTCGAGCGAACCGCCAATGAAGAAACTCGCCATTTCCGCACCCAAAGACGAAGAAATATGGGATTACAACACCTCCTTTGTGTGCTTGGCCTGCTCGTCTGCAGGTCAAGAAATCACGGCTCAAGAATCCAAGTTGGATGAAATGAAAAGCGGGATAATGACTGCGCTTTCATCTGCCCAGCAGTCCGAGATTAAGGCttgggaagaggaaatTGTTCCTTGTGAGCATACCCTCACCCTGCAGCAAGAGCCTGTTGTTGTCCCTGGAAATG TTCCATCACAGTGTTCCTCTTGCGATCTTACTTCCAACCTGTGGTTATGTCTCACCTGCGGTCTTGCCAACTGTGGTCGGCAACAATTCGGCGGGATTGGTGGTAATGGCCACGCACTGAAACACTTTCACGAGACGGGACACATGTTGGGAGTCAAGTTGGGTACCATCACCCCGGAAGGAACTGCTg ATATTTACTGCTACGCCTGTGACGATGCTAAGGTCGACCCCGAACTGGCCACGCACCTTTCAACGTTTGGCATTGAAGTAATGGGTCAAACCAAAACTGAAAAATCCATGACTGAACTCCAGCTCGAACACAATTTGAAATTCGATTTTTCCATGGTCGGCGATGACGGCAAAGAACTCGAACCTGTATTTGGCAAAGGTCTTACTGGTCTAAGAAACTTGGGAAACAGCTGTTACATGGCTTCTGTCCTCCAAACTCTCTTCGCCCTCCCTGCTTTCCGAAGAAGGTATACTACACCGGAAGCGTACAATCATTTCCAAACCTGTCCCAATCCTCTCCCTGCTTCCTGCATGGAATGCCAAATGCTCAAGCTCGGTGATGGTTTGCTTTCCGGAAGGTACTCCCATGTGGCAAGGTTACCACCACCCACTACCCATCttgaagaacaagaagcTCCCAAGTTCCAAGAAGGAATCAAGCCGACACAGTTTAAAGCACTTATCGGTAAAGGCCACGAAGAGTTTTCGACTATGCGTCAGCAAGATTCTGAAGAGTTTTTACAGCATCTTTTGACTCGGTTAAGAGACGAAGCGAAGCGTCAAGGTAGAAACGGGGCTACCGAGCCGACGGAGATTCTCAAATTTGCAATGGAACAGAGATTGCAGTGTGGCAAGTGCAAGCGTGTCGGTCTCCAGGTAGAAGGTGTAGATTTGGCGAGCTTGCCTGTTGAGGCAGTGGAGGCGGGGGTGAGTGAAGACGGCAAGAAGCTTTACGAGGGGGTCGAGCTTGAATCATGTTTAGAGCAATTGTGTGCAGAGGAACCAGTGGCCGAGTATCAGTGTGCAAATTGCAAGGAAAAGACGACGGCATACAA ATCGACCAAGTTCAAGACATTCCCAGAGTTGTTGGTGTTGCACATGAAAAAGTTTCAACTTGTGAATTGGCTCCCAACCAAACTTGATATTCCTGTATCTGTCCCCGACATTCTCATTTTGGACCACCTCATCGCCCAAGGACTCCAACCgggtgaagaagagcttgaaGTATCGTCATCGTCTCCTTCCCTGCCAGAGTTCAATGCCACTGCCATGGCGCAGCTTGAAGCTATGGGATTCCCCACAGTGAGATGCCAAAAAGCATTATTGGCGACTGGCAACAGCGACGCAGAGACCGCTATGGGATGGTTGTTTGAGCATATGGAAGATCCTG ACATTGATGCGCCGATTGAGCTCAGAGGTTCAAAAGCCGCCAGCAACGAGCCTTCACAAGAACAGATTGGCATGATTGCCGATATGGGATTCTCACATAACCAAGCTCGCAAGGCATTGCGCGAAAGC GACGGCAACCCCGAGCGGGCTATCGAGTGGCTGTTTAGTAACCCTGATGATCCAGGAGAAGACGCTGCTCCAGCTCCAGCAGGTAGTGCCGAACCTTTAGTCGGAGGCTCCTCTTCACTTCCTGCCAAGTACCGACTGAAAGCATTCGTCTCGCACAAGGGCCCGTCTGTGCATTCTGGCCATTATGTGGCTACGATCCGGCAGCCGCAAGCGGGGATCGagggggagagggaagcagaggaagaatgGGTATTGTACAATGATGAAAAGGTTGTGCGAGCTGCATCTGGCGGTGGGGAGGAGATGCGGGGGCTTGCATATTTGTATGTATATGAACGAGTGTAG